A part of Clostridium novyi genomic DNA contains:
- a CDS encoding electron transfer flavoprotein subunit alpha/FixB family protein gives MGKLVIHENRLNKEVIEELIKVCPFGAMEEKNGKLEISAACKMCKLCVRKGPKDVVEYVEEETQHIDKNLWRGITVYVDHVEGEIHPVTYELIGKGKELAGKINHPVYALFIGHNIKDKAEELLHYGADKVFVYDYEELKEFRIEPYTAAFEDFIQKVKPSSILVGATTVGRSLAPRVAARFKTGLTADCTILDMKENTDLVQIRPAFGGNIMAQIITSNNRPQFATVRYKIFSPLERSEDCKGEIVNCEMDSYKFESGIKVLSITKKEKEVSISDAEVIVAVGRGIKSEKDMKLIEELANKLGGQIAGTRPLVEAGWIDAKQQIGLSGRTVKPKLIITIGIQGSVQFVAGMNNSDTIIAINKDPNASIFNVAHYGIVGDLYEIIPNLIQQLDREEAITEVASSL, from the coding sequence ATGGGAAAATTAGTTATTCATGAAAATAGATTAAACAAAGAAGTTATTGAAGAGTTGATAAAAGTTTGTCCATTTGGAGCTATGGAAGAGAAAAATGGAAAATTAGAAATATCAGCAGCATGTAAGATGTGTAAGTTATGTGTTAGAAAAGGTCCTAAAGATGTAGTTGAATATGTAGAGGAAGAAACTCAACATATAGATAAAAATCTTTGGAGGGGAATAACAGTCTATGTTGATCATGTAGAAGGTGAGATTCATCCTGTAACATATGAACTTATAGGAAAAGGAAAAGAACTTGCAGGGAAGATAAATCATCCAGTATATGCTTTATTTATAGGTCATAATATAAAAGATAAGGCAGAAGAGTTATTACACTATGGAGCAGATAAAGTATTTGTTTATGATTATGAAGAGCTAAAGGAATTTAGAATAGAACCATATACAGCAGCGTTTGAAGATTTTATACAAAAGGTTAAGCCATCATCAATTTTAGTTGGAGCAACTACAGTAGGTAGATCACTTGCCCCAAGAGTTGCAGCGAGATTTAAAACTGGACTTACAGCAGACTGTACTATACTTGATATGAAGGAAAATACAGACTTAGTTCAAATAAGACCAGCTTTTGGTGGAAATATAATGGCTCAAATTATAACTAGCAATAATAGACCTCAATTTGCCACAGTTAGATATAAAATATTCTCACCTTTAGAAAGAAGTGAAGATTGTAAAGGTGAAATCGTAAACTGTGAAATGGATTCATATAAGTTTGAATCAGGAATAAAGGTTCTTAGTATAACTAAAAAAGAAAAAGAAGTAAGCATATCTGATGCAGAAGTTATAGTAGCAGTAGGTAGAGGAATTAAATCAGAAAAAGATATGAAACTAATTGAAGAACTAGCTAATAAATTAGGCGGACAAATAGCTGGGACAAGACCACTTGTTGAAGCTGGTTGGATAGATGCAAAACAACAAATAGGACTTAGTGGAAGAACTGTCAAACCTAAATTGATAATTACTATAGGAATTCAAGGATCAGTACAATTTGTAGCTGGAATGAATAATTCAGATACAATAATTGCTATAAATAAAGATCCGAATGCTT
- a CDS encoding electron transfer flavoprotein subunit beta/FixA family protein: MEILVCIKQVPGTSKVEVDPITGVLKRDGIDSKMNPYDLFALETAFRIRQQKGGKVNVITMGPPQAKEIIKEAFMMGADEGTLLSDRKFAGADVLATSYTISQGVKMTGNPDLIICGKQTTDGDTAQVGPEMAEYLKIPHVANVRRIVEVKEKSITVEMDMPETVEIQEINYPCLITVEKDIFTSRLPSYKMKLSTKEKEIKVFGLKDFEDTEENHYGLNGSATQVERIFPPEVNTDKEMWEGNGEELTDKLLEKLKELKFV; the protein is encoded by the coding sequence ATGGAAATTCTAGTTTGTATTAAACAGGTACCTGGAACAAGTAAAGTTGAAGTAGATCCTATTACAGGAGTACTAAAAAGAGACGGTATAGATTCAAAAATGAATCCTTATGATTTATTCGCCCTAGAAACAGCCTTTAGAATTAGACAACAAAAAGGCGGAAAAGTAAATGTAATAACAATGGGTCCACCTCAAGCTAAAGAAATAATAAAAGAAGCTTTTATGATGGGGGCAGATGAAGGTACATTACTTTCAGATAGAAAATTTGCTGGTGCAGATGTACTTGCAACATCATATACAATATCTCAAGGAGTTAAGATGACAGGAAATCCTGATCTTATAATATGTGGGAAACAGACAACTGATGGAGATACAGCTCAGGTTGGACCTGAAATGGCAGAATATTTAAAAATCCCACATGTAGCTAATGTCAGAAGAATTGTAGAAGTTAAGGAAAAGTCAATAACAGTTGAAATGGATATGCCTGAAACAGTAGAAATTCAGGAAATTAATTATCCATGTCTTATAACTGTAGAAAAAGATATTTTTACATCAAGACTACCATCTTATAAGATGAAGTTATCAACTAAAGAAAAAGAAATTAAAGTATTTGGATTAAAAGATTTTGAGGATACAGAAGAGAATCACTATGGATTAAATGGTTCAGCAACACAAGTTGAAAGGATATTCCCACCAGAAGTAAATACAGATAAAGAGATGTGGGAAGGAAATGGAGAAGAACTTACAGATAAATTGCTAGAAAAACTTAAAGAACTTAAATTTGTATAA
- a CDS encoding L-lactate permease translates to MNMYLLCLIALIPIVWLMVSLGALKMPGHKTCPATLVLIIVLAVVVWKMPILDALTATLEGTALAIWPIMLVIIAAVFTYNLSMYTKSMDIIKKIMTSITTDKRILVLILAWGFGGFLEAIAGFGTAVAIPASIMAALGFDPVFAAIICLIANTTPTAFGAIGIPVSTLAKVAGLDPGMLSYAVALQLGALIAIVPILLVMITERNVKAIKGVFGISLASGLAFAIPEVLAAKYMGAELPALLGSIVCMGVTILMAKVFYKDTAAKDIEKISFKKGLIAWIPFILVFLIIIVTSPLFSTINTALSQIKTSVPIYTGPGAKPYTFKWIATPGTLIIIATCIGGLIQGAKFGEIIKVLLDTAKQMTKSAITIVSIVSLAKVMGYSGMIRSIADVLVVVTGGFYPFISPVIGALGTFVTGSDTSANVLFGELQVEVANKLHLSPYWLAAANTGGATAGKMISPQSIAVATAATGIQGTEGKILNGTLKFCLAYVIILGCIAYFGGGFAPQ, encoded by the coding sequence ATGAATATGTATTTATTATGTTTAATAGCACTTATTCCTATAGTATGGTTAATGGTATCATTAGGTGCTTTAAAAATGCCAGGTCATAAAACCTGTCCAGCTACGCTAGTTTTAATAATTGTACTAGCAGTTGTAGTATGGAAAATGCCAATATTAGATGCGCTTACAGCGACGCTTGAAGGTACTGCGCTTGCAATTTGGCCAATTATGTTAGTAATTATAGCAGCAGTTTTTACGTATAATCTTTCTATGTATACAAAAAGTATGGATATTATAAAGAAAATAATGACAAGCATTACAACAGATAAAAGAATCCTAGTATTAATATTAGCTTGGGGATTTGGAGGATTTTTAGAAGCAATAGCCGGTTTTGGAACAGCAGTTGCAATACCAGCAAGTATTATGGCAGCTTTAGGATTTGATCCAGTATTTGCAGCAATAATTTGTCTTATAGCAAACACTACTCCAACAGCTTTTGGAGCAATAGGAATTCCAGTATCAACTCTTGCTAAAGTAGCGGGACTAGACCCAGGAATGCTTAGTTATGCAGTTGCTCTTCAACTTGGAGCATTAATAGCAATAGTACCAATATTATTAGTAATGATAACAGAAAGAAATGTAAAAGCAATAAAGGGAGTATTTGGTATATCTTTAGCTTCAGGACTTGCTTTTGCAATACCAGAAGTATTAGCAGCAAAATATATGGGAGCTGAATTACCAGCTTTACTTGGAAGTATAGTTTGTATGGGTGTTACTATATTAATGGCTAAAGTATTTTATAAAGATACAGCAGCTAAAGATATTGAAAAAATTTCATTTAAAAAAGGATTAATAGCTTGGATACCATTTATTTTAGTATTTTTAATAATAATTGTTACAAGCCCATTATTCTCAACAATTAATACTGCATTATCACAAATAAAAACATCAGTACCTATATATACAGGGCCAGGAGCGAAACCGTATACATTCAAATGGATAGCAACTCCAGGTACACTTATAATAATAGCAACATGTATAGGTGGATTAATTCAAGGTGCTAAATTTGGGGAAATTATCAAAGTTCTATTAGATACAGCAAAACAAATGACAAAATCAGCTATAACAATAGTATCAATAGTTTCTCTTGCTAAGGTAATGGGATATAGTGGAATGATAAGATCTATAGCAGATGTTTTAGTTGTAGTTACAGGTGGTTTCTATCCATTTATATCACCAGTAATAGGAGCACTTGGAACTTTTGTAACTGGTAGTGATACTTCAGCTAATGTATTATTTGGAGAACTTCAAGTTGAAGTTGCAAATAAACTACATTTAAGTCCTTATTGGCTAGCAGCAGCTAATACAGGTGGAGCTACAGCAGGAAAGATGATTTCACCACAAAGTATTGCAGTTGCAACAGCAGCTACTGGAATACAAGGAACAGAAGGTAAGATACTTAATGGAACACTTAAATTCTGTTTAGCATATGTAATCATTTTAGGTTGTATTGCTTACTTTGGAGGAGGTTTTGCTCCGCAGTAA
- a CDS encoding FadR/GntR family transcriptional regulator codes for MFTPIKNTKVYEHVINQIKEMIKDGTLKGGDKLPSERDLVEKLGVSRASIREALRVLEIVGIVECKQGEGNFIKSSFEDTLLEPLSIMFMLNDCKLKEIFQLRKVIEIETASLAAKQITDEEIIEIKKIITDIEISEDENEKVKLDTKFHYAVAKATQNFLIVSILNSVSTLMDSFIKDARKNIISTLHKDVIDKQHEEIWEALKTHNPIAAASSMRKHLDLINQDLTNSKA; via the coding sequence GTGTTTACTCCCATAAAGAATACAAAAGTTTATGAGCATGTAATAAACCAGATTAAAGAGATGATTAAAGATGGAACATTAAAAGGAGGAGATAAGCTTCCATCAGAGAGAGATTTAGTAGAAAAGTTAGGAGTTAGTAGAGCATCTATAAGAGAAGCATTGAGGGTTTTAGAAATAGTAGGAATAGTTGAGTGTAAACAAGGTGAAGGAAATTTTATAAAATCTAGTTTTGAAGATACGCTATTAGAGCCGTTATCTATTATGTTTATGCTTAATGATTGTAAATTAAAAGAGATTTTTCAGTTAAGAAAAGTTATTGAAATAGAAACAGCTTCGTTAGCTGCAAAACAAATAACAGATGAGGAAATTATAGAAATAAAAAAGATAATTACAGATATAGAAATTTCAGAAGATGAAAATGAAAAAGTTAAATTAGATACTAAATTTCATTATGCTGTTGCTAAAGCAACTCAAAATTTTCTTATAGTAAGTATATTAAATAGTGTGTCAACTCTTATGGATTCTTTCATTAAAGATGCAAGAAAAAATATTATTAGCACATTACATAAAGATGTTATTGATAAACAACATGAAGAAATATGGGAAGCATTAAAAACTCATAATCCAATTGCAGCTGCTAGTTCTATGAGAAAGCATTTAGATTTAATAAATCAGGATTTAACAAATAGTAAAGCATAA
- a CDS encoding TetR/AcrR family transcriptional regulator has protein sequence MPKILENVKDTILKESKKILLKENYKALNIRQIAKCCNIGIGTFYNYFSTKDELVIEILKSDFDKIMDLIEQLKNSNLSFKEKLEQIYKSFDLFLGNYISVFYEISSVKGINCKPNADFSNLYKCLGELIDIEKTKGTMKKNVNSYDFAHFIVSNLFYLTKTHYISFEQLYSFLNI, from the coding sequence ATGCCTAAAATATTAGAAAATGTAAAAGATACTATTCTAAAAGAAAGTAAGAAAATTCTTTTAAAAGAAAATTACAAAGCACTAAATATACGTCAAATAGCAAAATGTTGTAATATAGGAATAGGAACATTTTATAATTATTTTTCTACAAAAGATGAATTAGTTATAGAAATATTAAAAAGTGACTTTGATAAAATCATGGATCTTATTGAACAACTAAAAAATAGTAATCTTTCTTTTAAAGAAAAATTAGAACAAATTTATAAATCTTTTGATTTATTTTTAGGAAATTATATATCTGTATTTTATGAAATTTCTTCTGTTAAAGGTATAAATTGTAAGCCAAATGCAGATTTTTCAAATTTATATAAATGTCTCGGTGAACTTATCGATATAGAAAAAACCAAGGGAACTATGAAAAAAAATGTAAATTCTTATGATTTTGCTCATTTTATAGTTTCAAACCTTTTCTATCTTACTAAAACTCATTATATATCTTTTGAACAATTGTATAGTTTCTTAAATATATAG
- a CDS encoding prepilin peptidase, with protein sequence MIESLIFILGTVIGSFLNLCICRIPKNESIVYPVSHCTSCQNKIKPYDLIPIISYILLKGRCRYCKEKISIVSPVIELFTGVIFLGLYLKYGLTIEFIKYLFLCSFLIIIGCIDYNTTDVYFNTTISGIIVGILFLLINWYLNLPIKTYFLGGIIAGIAISLIVILTGGMGWGDVEICVLSGIYIGAKLTILMLFLSFIIGSIVGIILIIYKKKSRKDYIAFGPSIVIATLITIYSGESIIKWYLNFGLVI encoded by the coding sequence ATGATAGAAAGTTTAATTTTTATATTAGGAACTGTAATAGGGAGTTTTTTAAATCTTTGTATATGTAGAATACCTAAAAATGAATCTATAGTTTATCCAGTATCACATTGTACAAGCTGTCAAAATAAAATAAAGCCCTATGATTTAATACCTATTATAAGCTATATACTATTGAAGGGAAGATGTAGATATTGTAAAGAAAAAATATCTATAGTATCACCTGTTATAGAATTATTCACAGGTGTTATTTTTTTAGGATTATATTTAAAGTATGGATTAACAATAGAATTTATAAAATATTTATTTTTATGTAGTTTTTTAATTATAATTGGATGTATAGATTATAATACAACGGATGTATATTTTAATACTACTATTAGTGGAATTATAGTTGGAATATTATTTCTTTTAATAAATTGGTATTTAAATTTGCCTATTAAAACGTATTTTTTAGGAGGTATTATTGCTGGAATAGCCATTAGTTTAATTGTAATATTAACTGGTGGAATGGGATGGGGAGATGTAGAAATATGTGTTCTTTCTGGTATATATATAGGAGCTAAATTAACAATTTTAATGCTTTTTTTATCATTTATAATAGGATCAATAGTAGGAATTATACTTATTATATATAAGAAAAAAAGTAGAAAAGACTATATAGCATTTGGACCTAGTATAGTTATTGCTACTTTAATTACTATATATTCAGGAGAAAGTATTATTAAATGGTATTTAAATTTTGGATTAGTGATATAA
- a CDS encoding ribonuclease H-like domain-containing protein — protein sequence MIKRENTIKIDNESKEFALKIDGKDDIYKDAIFFDLEHYLYKKPICIGVFGCCYFDNDSHELKVTQYMIENKKDAPEILKLSEEYFKEMYEKYNKKYIVTFSGNNDFNVIEYLYNKNKIEFNIDEHFKKVDLQREYEKLMGENIGLKNLEKKFDIMRESEVISGSNLSKTFCKVMKDFDYINRMPEEKRQRILLYNEQDVSSLFYIYLQWKKYLKKE from the coding sequence GTGATTAAAAGAGAAAATACTATAAAAATTGATAATGAGTCTAAAGAGTTTGCACTAAAAATTGATGGGAAAGATGATATATATAAGGATGCAATATTTTTTGATCTTGAACATTATCTTTATAAGAAGCCTATATGTATAGGAGTATTTGGGTGTTGCTATTTTGACAATGATAGTCATGAACTGAAAGTTACACAATATATGATTGAAAACAAAAAAGATGCTCCGGAGATATTAAAATTATCAGAAGAGTATTTTAAAGAAATGTATGAAAAATATAATAAAAAATATATTGTTACTTTTTCAGGCAATAATGATTTTAATGTAATTGAGTATCTATATAATAAAAATAAAATAGAATTTAATATAGATGAGCATTTTAAAAAAGTTGACCTTCAAAGAGAATACGAAAAACTTATGGGAGAGAACATAGGACTTAAAAATTTAGAAAAGAAATTTGATATAATGAGAGAAAGCGAAGTTATAAGTGGATCAAATTTATCCAAAACATTCTGTAAGGTAATGAAAGATTTTGATTATATAAATAGAATGCCAGAAGAAAAACGACAAAGAATTCTTTTATATAACGAACAAGATGTATCAAGTTTGTTTTATATATATTTGCAGTGGAAAAAGTATTTAAAGAAAGAATAG